The following are encoded in a window of Mycolicibacterium tusciae JS617 genomic DNA:
- a CDS encoding LLM class F420-dependent oxidoreductase produces the protein MTELKPDLGRFGVWTFGTPKPEQATEIERLGYGALWIGGSPAGDLEYVEPLLDATESLQVATGIINVWTAPAEQVGEAYHRIEDKYPGRFLLGIGIGHPEHTDEYRKPYDVLVEYLDVLDSKKVPTSRRVIAALGPKVLKLAAQRSAGAHPYLTTPQHTGEARNILGPTVFLAPEHKVVLARDAEASRKIGRDTVDFYLNLSNYLNNWKRLGFTDDDIAKPGSDRLIDAVVAHGTPDDIAKQLNEHLEAGADHVAIQVLGGWDNLLPTLEELAGPLGLKG, from the coding sequence ATGACTGAGCTCAAACCCGATCTCGGCCGTTTCGGGGTGTGGACGTTCGGCACGCCCAAGCCCGAGCAGGCCACTGAGATCGAGCGGCTGGGCTACGGCGCGCTCTGGATCGGCGGCTCACCGGCGGGCGATCTCGAATACGTCGAACCGCTGCTGGACGCCACCGAGTCACTTCAGGTGGCCACCGGCATCATCAACGTGTGGACGGCCCCGGCCGAGCAGGTCGGCGAGGCATATCACCGCATCGAGGACAAGTACCCCGGCCGGTTCCTGCTCGGCATCGGTATCGGTCACCCGGAACACACCGATGAGTACCGCAAGCCCTATGACGTGCTCGTCGAATACCTCGACGTGCTCGATAGCAAGAAGGTGCCGACGAGCCGACGAGTCATCGCGGCACTCGGGCCGAAGGTGCTCAAGCTCGCAGCGCAGCGCAGCGCAGGCGCGCACCCCTACCTCACCACCCCGCAGCACACCGGAGAGGCGCGAAACATTCTGGGGCCGACGGTGTTTCTCGCTCCCGAACACAAAGTGGTGCTGGCGCGCGACGCGGAAGCGTCACGGAAAATCGGCCGCGACACCGTCGATTTCTATCTCAACCTCTCCAACTACCTGAACAACTGGAAGCGGCTGGGGTTCACCGACGACGACATCGCCAAGCCCGGCAGTGATCGCCTGATCGACGCGGTCGTCGCCCATGGCACCCCCGATGACATCGCCAAGCAGCTCAACGAGCACCTCGAAGCCGGAGCCGATCACGTCGCGATCCAGGTGCTCGGCGGCTGGGACAACCTGCTTCCGACGTTGGAAGAACTGGCGGGCCCGCTCGGGCTCAAGGGCTGA
- a CDS encoding TIGR03086 family metal-binding protein, translating to MNTNTATLPLHRTAVLASVDVVNAVTRDDLARPTPCAGWDLAALLAHMTVQHRGFAAAARGGTDLDVWDVATVADAVASDPAGTYSAAADDVLDAFEADGVLDATFALPEFGPDATFPGAMAIGFHFVDYVVHGWDVARSIGAAFEPPHDVIEAVLPIAFAVPDGEFRTEEGSPFRRAVAVDDDARSMDRILAHLGRSPAWTSLSIQR from the coding sequence GTGAATACGAATACGGCTACCCTCCCCCTCCATCGCACCGCGGTACTGGCGTCTGTTGACGTGGTCAATGCCGTCACACGCGACGATCTCGCCCGGCCGACGCCCTGTGCCGGGTGGGATCTGGCAGCACTGCTCGCGCACATGACCGTCCAGCACCGCGGCTTCGCGGCAGCGGCCCGCGGCGGGACCGACCTCGATGTGTGGGACGTCGCGACCGTCGCCGATGCGGTCGCCTCCGACCCCGCCGGCACCTATTCGGCGGCCGCGGACGACGTGCTCGATGCGTTCGAGGCCGACGGTGTGCTCGACGCGACTTTCGCGCTCCCCGAATTCGGTCCCGACGCAACATTTCCCGGAGCGATGGCCATCGGTTTTCACTTCGTCGACTACGTGGTGCACGGCTGGGACGTCGCGCGCAGCATCGGCGCCGCATTCGAGCCGCCGCACGACGTCATCGAGGCCGTGCTGCCGATCGCATTCGCCGTACCCGACGGCGAATTCCGTACCGAGGAGGGCAGCCCGTTCCGTCGTGCCGTCGCGGTCGACGACGATGCGCGCAGCATGGACCGGATACTCGCCCATCTCGGCCGCTCACCGGCCTGGACGTCACTGTCGATTCAACGCTGA
- the infA gene encoding translation initiation factor IF-1 has product MAKKDGAIEVEGRVVEPLPNAMFRIELENGHKVLAHISGKMRQHYIRILPEDRVVVELSPYDLSRGRIVYRYK; this is encoded by the coding sequence ATGGCCAAGAAAGACGGTGCCATCGAGGTCGAGGGTCGCGTGGTCGAACCCCTGCCCAATGCGATGTTTCGCATTGAGCTGGAGAACGGTCACAAGGTTCTCGCTCACATCAGCGGCAAGATGCGGCAGCACTACATCCGCATCCTGCCCGAGGATCGTGTCGTCGTGGAGTTGTCTCCATACGACCTTTCTCGGGGCCGCATCGTTTACCGATACAAGTAA
- a CDS encoding DNA-directed RNA polymerase subunit alpha — protein sequence MLISQRPTLSEEVKSENRSQFVIEPLEPGFGYTLGNSLRRTLLSSIPGAAVTSIRIDGVLHEFTTVPGVKEDVTDIILNLKGLVVSSEEDEPVTMYLRKQGPGAVTAGDIVPPAGVTVHNPEMHIATLNDKGKLEVELVVERGRGYVPAVQNKASGAEIGRIPVDSIYSPVLKVTYKVEATRVEQRTDFDKLILDVETKNSITARDALASAGKTLVELFGLARELNVEAEGIEIGPSPAEADHIASFALPIDDLDLTVRSYNCLKREGVHTVGELVARTESDLLDIRNFGQKSIDEVKIKLHQLGLSLKDSPATFDPSEVAGYDVATGTWNSDASYDLDDNQDYAETEQL from the coding sequence ATGCTGATTTCTCAGCGACCCACTTTGTCCGAAGAGGTCAAGTCGGAGAATCGGTCCCAGTTCGTCATCGAGCCGCTGGAGCCCGGATTCGGTTACACGCTTGGCAATTCGCTTCGGCGCACGCTGCTGTCGTCCATCCCGGGCGCAGCGGTCACCAGCATTCGCATCGATGGCGTGCTGCACGAGTTCACCACCGTTCCCGGCGTGAAGGAAGACGTCACCGACATCATCCTGAACCTCAAGGGTCTGGTCGTGTCCTCGGAGGAGGACGAGCCCGTCACGATGTACCTGCGCAAGCAGGGCCCCGGTGCGGTCACCGCGGGTGACATCGTCCCGCCGGCCGGTGTGACGGTGCACAATCCCGAGATGCACATCGCCACCCTCAACGACAAGGGCAAGCTCGAGGTCGAGCTGGTTGTCGAGCGCGGCCGCGGCTACGTGCCCGCCGTGCAGAACAAGGCGTCGGGCGCCGAAATCGGCCGTATCCCGGTCGATTCCATCTACTCACCCGTTCTCAAGGTGACCTACAAGGTGGAAGCCACCCGCGTCGAGCAGCGCACCGACTTCGACAAGCTGATTCTCGACGTCGAGACCAAGAACTCGATCACCGCTCGGGACGCGCTGGCGTCCGCGGGCAAGACGCTGGTCGAATTGTTCGGTCTGGCACGGGAACTCAACGTCGAGGCCGAGGGCATCGAGATCGGCCCGTCGCCTGCCGAGGCCGATCACATCGCCAGTTTCGCGCTGCCGATCGACGACCTGGACCTCACGGTGCGGTCGTACAACTGCCTCAAGCGCGAGGGTGTGCACACGGTGGGTGAGCTCGTCGCCCGCACGGAGTCCGATCTGCTGGACATCCGCAACTTCGGCCAGAAGTCCATCGACGAGGTGAAGATCAAGCTGCACCAGTTGGGTCTGTCCCTCAAGGACAGCCCGGCCACGTTTGATCCGTCCGAGGTCGCCGGCTACGACGTCGCCACCGGCACCTGGAACAGCGATGCAAGCTACGACCTGGACGACAACCAGGACTACGCCGAAACCGAACAGCTCTAA
- the rfbB gene encoding dTDP-glucose 4,6-dehydratase, whose protein sequence is MRLLVTGGAGFIGANFVHVAARKHAVTVLDALTYAGSRESLAGVEDEIRLVEGDITDSELVGRLVAEADAVVHFAAETHVDNSLSGPEPFLRANVIGTFTILEAVRAHEVRLHHISTDEVYGDLELGSAQRFTESTPYNPSSPYSSTKAAADMLVRAWVRSYGVRATISNCSNNYGPYQHVEKFIPRQITNVLTGRRPKLYGAGANVRDWIHVDDHNSAVWRILSYGQIGRTYLIGANGERDNLTVMRTILRLMDHDPDDFEHVTDRVGHDLRYAIDASPLRDELGWSPTHTDFEDGLRDTIEWYRANESWWAPLKDGVEAGYAGRNQ, encoded by the coding sequence ATGCGGTTGCTGGTTACCGGCGGTGCGGGATTCATCGGCGCGAACTTCGTCCATGTTGCTGCGCGTAAACACGCGGTGACGGTTCTCGATGCGCTGACCTACGCGGGTAGCCGCGAGTCACTGGCGGGAGTCGAAGATGAGATCCGACTGGTGGAGGGCGACATCACCGACTCCGAGTTGGTCGGCAGGCTGGTCGCCGAGGCCGACGCCGTCGTGCACTTCGCCGCAGAGACCCACGTGGACAACTCGCTGTCCGGGCCGGAGCCATTCCTGCGCGCCAACGTCATCGGTACGTTCACGATCCTGGAGGCGGTCCGCGCGCACGAGGTCCGGCTGCACCACATCTCGACCGACGAGGTCTACGGGGACCTCGAACTCGGCAGTGCACAGCGCTTCACCGAGTCGACGCCCTACAACCCGTCGAGCCCATACTCGTCGACCAAGGCCGCGGCCGACATGCTGGTCCGCGCCTGGGTGCGTTCCTACGGGGTGCGCGCGACGATCTCGAACTGCTCGAACAACTACGGGCCGTACCAGCACGTGGAGAAGTTCATTCCGCGCCAGATCACCAACGTGCTGACCGGGCGGCGGCCGAAGCTCTACGGAGCCGGTGCCAACGTGCGCGACTGGATCCACGTCGACGACCACAACAGCGCGGTGTGGCGCATCCTTTCCTACGGGCAGATCGGTCGGACGTATCTGATCGGCGCAAACGGGGAACGCGACAATCTCACGGTGATGCGCACGATCCTGCGGCTGATGGATCACGATCCCGACGACTTCGAGCACGTCACCGACCGCGTCGGCCACGATCTGCGATACGCGATCGACGCGTCGCCGCTGCGCGACGAGTTGGGCTGGAGTCCGACACACACCGATTTCGAGGATGGGCTTCGCGACACCATCGAGTGGTACCGCGCCAACGAATCATGGTGGGCCCCACTGAAGGACGGCGTCGAAGCCGGTTACGCAGGGCGCAACCAGTGA
- the rpsM gene encoding 30S ribosomal protein S13: MARLVGVDLPRDKRMEIALTYIYGVGRTRSQEILEATGIDRDLRTKDLTDDQVTQLRDYIEGNLKVEGDLRREVQSDIRRKIEIGCYQGLRHRRGLPVRGQRTKTNARTRKGPKRTIAGKKKAK; encoded by the coding sequence GTGGCACGTCTAGTGGGCGTTGACCTCCCGCGCGATAAGCGCATGGAGATCGCCCTGACCTACATCTACGGCGTCGGCCGTACCCGCTCCCAGGAGATCCTGGAAGCCACCGGCATCGACCGGGACCTGCGCACCAAGGACCTGACCGATGATCAGGTGACCCAGCTGCGTGACTACATCGAGGGCAACCTCAAGGTGGAGGGCGACCTGCGCCGCGAGGTGCAGTCCGACATCCGCCGCAAGATCGAGATCGGCTGCTACCAGGGTCTGCGGCACCGCCGCGGCCTCCCGGTGCGTGGCCAGCGGACCAAGACCAATGCGCGCACCCGCAAGGGCCCGAAGCGCACCATCGCCGGTAAGAAGAAGGCCAAGTAA
- a CDS encoding LLM class F420-dependent oxidoreductase codes for MTKPHLGKFGVFGHYSGWQQLSPQQLKDIEGLGYGAIWAGGSPPAELDWVDPILGATESLKLATGIVNIWTAAAGPVSESFHRIEKAYPGRFLLGIGVGHPEAHQEYKKPYDALADYLDKLDEYGVPKERRVVAALGPQVLKLSARRSAGAHPYLTTPEHTAQARELVGPDAFIAPEHKVVLTTDAEAARAVGRKALEIYLNLANYLNNWKRLGFTDDDVAKPGSDRLVDSVVAYGTPDAIAARLTEHLSAGADHVPVQVLTGTDKLVPALTELAGPLGLQ; via the coding sequence ATGACCAAGCCTCATCTCGGCAAGTTCGGCGTATTCGGCCACTATTCGGGGTGGCAGCAGCTCTCCCCGCAGCAGCTCAAGGACATCGAGGGCCTCGGGTACGGCGCGATCTGGGCCGGTGGCTCACCGCCCGCCGAGCTCGACTGGGTCGACCCCATCCTCGGCGCCACCGAGTCGCTGAAACTCGCGACCGGCATCGTCAACATCTGGACCGCTGCGGCCGGCCCTGTCTCGGAATCCTTCCATCGCATCGAGAAGGCCTACCCCGGGCGCTTTCTGCTCGGCATCGGCGTCGGCCATCCCGAGGCACACCAGGAGTACAAGAAGCCCTACGACGCCCTGGCCGACTACCTCGACAAGCTCGACGAGTACGGCGTTCCGAAGGAGCGCCGGGTGGTGGCCGCGCTGGGACCGCAGGTGCTCAAGCTGTCGGCCCGCCGCAGCGCGGGCGCGCATCCCTACCTGACCACGCCCGAGCACACCGCACAGGCACGCGAGCTCGTCGGTCCCGACGCGTTCATCGCCCCCGAGCACAAGGTGGTGCTGACCACGGATGCAGAGGCGGCGCGCGCCGTCGGCCGCAAGGCGCTCGAGATCTACCTGAATCTGGCGAACTACCTGAACAACTGGAAGCGCCTTGGCTTCACCGACGACGATGTCGCCAAGCCGGGCAGCGACCGCCTCGTCGACTCGGTCGTGGCGTACGGAACCCCCGACGCCATCGCGGCACGACTCACCGAGCATCTCAGCGCCGGCGCCGATCATGTTCCGGTTCAGGTGCTGACGGGTACAGACAAGCTCGTGCCCGCGCTCACCGAGCTGGCGGGCCCGCTAGGACTCCAGTGA
- the rpsK gene encoding 30S ribosomal protein S11 has product MPPAKKASGGAPKKAQKTRRREKKNVPHGAAHIKSTFNNTIVTITDPQGNVIAWASSGHVGFKGSRKSTPFAAQLAAENAARKAQEHGVKKVDVFVKGPGSGRETAIRSLQAAGLEVGAIADVTPQPHNGCRPPKRRRV; this is encoded by the coding sequence ATGCCACCCGCAAAGAAGGCATCAGGCGGAGCGCCCAAGAAGGCTCAGAAGACTCGTCGCCGGGAAAAGAAGAACGTCCCGCACGGTGCTGCTCACATCAAGAGCACGTTCAACAACACGATCGTGACGATCACCGACCCGCAGGGCAACGTCATCGCGTGGGCGTCCTCGGGACACGTCGGCTTCAAGGGTTCGCGTAAGTCGACCCCGTTCGCCGCGCAGTTGGCCGCCGAGAACGCCGCGCGCAAGGCCCAGGAGCACGGCGTCAAGAAGGTCGACGTCTTCGTGAAGGGCCCGGGCTCGGGCCGCGAAACCGCCATCCGCTCGTTGCAGGCCGCAGGCCTCGAGGTCGGCGCCATCGCCGATGTCACGCCACAGCCGCACAACGGCTGCCGTCCGCCCAAGCGGCGCCGGGTCTAG
- the rplQ gene encoding 50S ribosomal protein L17, with product MPKPTKGPRLGGSSSHQKALLANLATSLFEHGRIKTTEPKARALRPYAEKLITHAKKGTLHNRREVMKKIRDKDVVHTLFAEIGPFFSDRNGGYTRIIKVEARKGDNAPMAVIELVREKTVTDEANRARRAASSQKIAAAAAPQAAVEPEAAEGPTEVETVDDVKAEDAAIEEGQEAEAAEAAAEAEDDDKS from the coding sequence ATGCCCAAGCCCACAAAGGGTCCTCGCCTCGGCGGTTCGTCCTCACACCAGAAGGCGCTGCTGGCCAACCTGGCCACGTCGCTCTTCGAGCACGGCCGCATCAAGACGACCGAGCCCAAGGCGCGGGCGTTGCGGCCCTACGCGGAGAAGCTCATCACCCACGCCAAAAAGGGCACGCTGCACAACCGGCGTGAGGTGATGAAGAAGATCCGCGACAAGGACGTGGTGCACACGCTGTTCGCCGAGATCGGTCCGTTCTTCTCCGACCGCAACGGCGGCTATACCCGCATCATCAAGGTGGAGGCACGCAAGGGCGACAACGCCCCGATGGCCGTCATCGAACTGGTGCGGGAGAAGACCGTGACCGACGAGGCGAACCGTGCGCGCCGCGCTGCGTCGTCGCAGAAGATCGCCGCTGCGGCGGCGCCCCAGGCCGCGGTCGAGCCCGAGGCCGCCGAGGGTCCGACCGAGGTCGAGACCGTCGACGACGTCAAGGCCGAGGATGCCGCGATCGAGGAGGGCCAGGAAGCTGAGGCTGCCGAGGCTGCGGCCGAAGCCGAGGATGACGACAAGTCCTAG
- the rpmJ gene encoding 50S ribosomal protein L36: MKVNPSVKPICDKCRVIRRHGRVMVICSDPRHKQRQG; the protein is encoded by the coding sequence GTGAAGGTGAACCCGAGCGTCAAGCCCATCTGCGACAAGTGCAGGGTGATCCGTCGGCATGGGCGGGTCATGGTGATCTGCTCTGATCCTCGCCACAAGCAGCGCCAGGGATAA
- a CDS encoding ATP-binding protein, with product MSTQKEEECVRDELRTLFLFEDLSDDQLDILCAAGHIETFPAGSVVQEGEPATCFYVMIDGELIMSKRSGGVDIQTNRTSQRGVYFGAWSAYIPGEEQAYQASVRLTKPARCFVLDSNKFADFMRTQFPMAVHLLEGHLVGGRRQTQIIGQREKLLALGTITAGLTHQLNNPAAATARAVADLREGVGHMRHKLAMLAEAKFTPEALRVLVNIQDEVAEQVAKTRDHELTALEASDREDQIGDWLEDHGIAGAWDYAPTFVDAGLDTDWLERVSALVDDVDKTASLQGAIGWLKYTIDNELRMNEIAEASKRVSALLAGAKQYSQMDRGSYGSADVHELLRSTLMMFGDKIGMAGKGKPVTLVKEMDKSLPQLQCYPGDLNQVWTNIIENAIQAMDGHGTLTIRTTRENDEMVRVEICDDGPGIPEDIIGRIFTPFFTTKPFGEGTGLGLDLAWRIVVEKHGGNMAVQSEPGDTRFIVCLPLVAPAPITPTPGELSAAGTE from the coding sequence ATGAGCACGCAAAAAGAAGAGGAGTGCGTGCGCGACGAGCTGCGGACCCTGTTCCTGTTCGAGGACCTGTCCGACGACCAGCTCGACATTCTGTGCGCCGCCGGCCACATCGAAACGTTCCCTGCGGGCTCCGTCGTTCAGGAAGGCGAACCGGCGACCTGCTTCTACGTGATGATCGACGGCGAGCTGATCATGTCGAAGCGCTCCGGCGGCGTCGACATCCAGACCAACCGCACGTCTCAGCGCGGTGTGTACTTCGGCGCGTGGTCGGCCTACATCCCCGGTGAGGAGCAGGCCTACCAGGCCTCGGTACGGCTCACCAAGCCTGCGCGCTGCTTCGTGTTGGACTCCAACAAGTTCGCCGACTTCATGCGGACCCAATTCCCCATGGCCGTCCATCTGCTCGAGGGCCACCTCGTCGGCGGACGTCGACAGACCCAGATCATCGGTCAGCGCGAGAAGCTGCTCGCCCTCGGAACCATCACCGCCGGCCTGACCCATCAGCTCAACAACCCGGCTGCGGCCACGGCTCGTGCGGTGGCCGACCTGCGCGAGGGCGTCGGCCACATGCGGCACAAGCTCGCGATGCTGGCCGAGGCCAAGTTCACCCCGGAGGCCCTGCGCGTCCTGGTGAACATTCAGGACGAGGTCGCCGAGCAGGTCGCCAAGACCCGCGATCACGAACTGACCGCACTCGAGGCCTCCGATCGCGAAGATCAGATCGGCGACTGGTTGGAAGACCACGGCATCGCCGGCGCCTGGGACTACGCGCCGACGTTCGTGGATGCGGGCCTGGACACCGACTGGCTCGAGCGGGTTTCGGCGTTGGTCGACGATGTCGACAAGACCGCGTCGTTGCAGGGCGCGATCGGGTGGCTGAAGTACACGATCGACAACGAGCTGCGAATGAACGAGATTGCCGAAGCCTCCAAGCGCGTCTCAGCACTGCTCGCCGGCGCGAAGCAGTACTCGCAGATGGACAGGGGCTCCTACGGCAGCGCCGACGTCCACGAATTACTACGGAGCACGCTGATGATGTTCGGCGACAAGATCGGTATGGCGGGCAAGGGCAAGCCCGTCACCCTGGTCAAGGAAATGGACAAGTCGCTGCCCCAATTGCAGTGCTATCCAGGGGATCTCAATCAGGTGTGGACCAACATCATCGAAAACGCCATTCAGGCGATGGACGGGCACGGCACCCTGACCATCCGGACGACACGTGAGAACGACGAGATGGTTCGCGTCGAAATCTGCGACGACGGCCCCGGAATCCCCGAGGACATCATCGGCCGCATCTTCACCCCCTTCTTCACCACCAAGCCGTTCGGCGAGGGCACCGGCCTCGGGCTGGACCTGGCCTGGCGCATCGTCGTCGAGAAGCATGGCGGAAACATGGCGGTGCAGTCCGAACCGGGCGACACCCGGTTCATCGTGTGCCTGCCACTGGTGGCGCCCGCTCCGATCACGCCAACTCCCGGCGAGCTTTCGGCCGCGGGTACCGAATAG
- a CDS encoding FAD-dependent oxidoreductase, with protein sequence MTAPSPQARKPVILSVDDDPAVSRAVARDLRRHYGERYRIVRAESGADAIETLKELKLRGDAVAVFVADYRMPQMSGIEFLEKAMDFFPLARRVLLTAYADTHAAIDAINVVDLDHYLLKPWDPPEEKLYPVIDGLLEEWRSVGDRAMPYTKVIGHPYSERSWEVRQFLARNEYSFRAVNAEEPKGRQLLEAAGLDDSRLPVVITEKGETLVEPTDVELATLLGLSTSPQLDMYDLAVIGGGPAGLAAAVYGASEGLRTVLIEKATTGGQAGRSSKIENYLGFPTGVSGAELTTSARRQAERFGAEVITTQEAGRLEINGVGAAHSIHLNDDNTIGARAVILATGVDYRHLQITGCWDDPDDPNCNYIGRGVFYGASVSDNSECAGEDVFIVGGANSAGQAAMYMSQTAKSVTMLIRGASLEAGMSQYLVDRILKTPNITVRTCTEVINTVAQDDHLSGLVLFDRRTEETETVTCDRMCCFIGATPRTDWLEEAGIARDDHGFVLSGPDLRDKVGWTLDRPPHHLETSVPGVFVAGDVRSESAKRVAAAVGEGSMAVMLVHRYLAEA encoded by the coding sequence ATGACCGCCCCTTCCCCGCAGGCCCGAAAACCCGTCATTCTCTCCGTCGACGACGACCCGGCCGTGTCGCGTGCCGTCGCCCGCGATCTCCGACGCCACTACGGCGAGAGATACCGCATCGTCCGTGCCGAGTCCGGTGCCGACGCCATCGAGACACTCAAGGAACTCAAGCTGCGCGGTGACGCCGTCGCGGTCTTCGTCGCCGACTACCGGATGCCGCAGATGAGCGGCATCGAGTTTCTCGAGAAGGCGATGGACTTCTTCCCGCTGGCGCGCCGCGTGCTGTTGACGGCATACGCGGACACCCACGCGGCGATCGACGCCATCAACGTCGTCGACCTAGACCATTACCTGCTCAAGCCGTGGGATCCGCCGGAGGAGAAGCTCTATCCGGTGATCGACGGCCTGCTCGAGGAGTGGCGCTCGGTCGGCGACCGAGCGATGCCCTACACCAAGGTCATCGGACACCCCTACAGCGAGCGCTCATGGGAGGTCCGGCAGTTCCTGGCCCGCAACGAGTACTCGTTCCGTGCCGTCAACGCCGAGGAACCCAAGGGCCGGCAGCTGCTCGAAGCCGCGGGGCTCGACGACAGCCGGCTGCCCGTCGTCATCACCGAGAAGGGCGAAACCCTCGTCGAGCCGACGGACGTCGAATTGGCCACGCTGCTCGGTCTGTCGACCAGCCCGCAGCTGGACATGTACGACCTCGCGGTCATCGGCGGCGGCCCCGCGGGCCTGGCCGCGGCGGTGTACGGCGCTTCGGAGGGCCTCAGGACCGTCCTCATCGAGAAGGCCACCACCGGCGGGCAGGCGGGCCGCAGTTCCAAGATCGAGAACTACCTTGGCTTTCCCACCGGCGTCTCGGGTGCCGAGCTCACCACGTCGGCACGCCGCCAAGCCGAACGTTTCGGCGCGGAGGTCATCACGACCCAGGAGGCGGGCCGGCTCGAGATCAACGGGGTGGGTGCGGCGCACTCGATCCACCTCAACGACGACAACACCATCGGCGCGCGCGCCGTGATCCTGGCGACCGGGGTCGACTACCGCCACCTCCAGATCACCGGGTGCTGGGACGATCCCGACGATCCGAACTGCAACTACATCGGCCGCGGGGTGTTCTACGGCGCATCGGTTTCGGACAACAGCGAGTGCGCCGGTGAAGACGTCTTCATCGTCGGTGGCGCCAACTCGGCGGGCCAGGCCGCGATGTATATGTCGCAGACGGCCAAATCTGTGACCATGCTGATCCGCGGTGCGTCGCTGGAGGCAGGCATGTCGCAGTACCTCGTCGACCGGATTCTCAAGACCCCGAACATCACGGTGCGAACCTGCACCGAAGTCATCAACACCGTCGCCCAAGACGACCATCTGTCGGGGCTGGTGCTGTTCGACAGGCGCACGGAAGAGACCGAGACCGTCACGTGCGACCGGATGTGCTGCTTCATCGGCGCGACGCCCCGCACCGACTGGCTCGAAGAAGCGGGAATAGCCCGCGACGATCACGGCTTTGTCCTATCCGGACCCGATTTGCGCGACAAGGTCGGCTGGACGCTGGATCGTCCGCCGCACCATCTGGAAACAAGCGTGCCGGGTGTGTTTGTTGCAGGAGACGTGCGTTCGGAGTCCGCGAAGCGGGTTGCGGCCGCTGTCGGCGAAGGGTCGATGGCCGTGATGTTGGTGCACAGGTATTTGGCGGAAGCTTGA
- the rpsD gene encoding 30S ribosomal protein S4 — protein sequence MARYTGPATRKSRRLGVDLVGGDQSFEKRPYPPGQHGRARIKESEYRQQLQEKQKARFSYGVMEKQFRRYYEEANRQPGKTGDNLLRILESRLDNVVYRAGLARTRRMARQLVSHGHFTVNGVKVDIPSYRVSQYDIIDVKEKSLNTLPFEVARETAGDRPIPGWLQVVGERQRILVHQLPERAQIDIPLTEQLIVELYSK from the coding sequence ATGGCTCGTTATACCGGACCCGCAACCCGCAAGTCGCGTCGCCTCGGCGTCGACCTGGTCGGCGGAGATCAGTCGTTCGAGAAGCGCCCCTACCCGCCCGGCCAGCATGGTCGCGCGCGGATCAAGGAGAGCGAATACCGTCAGCAGCTGCAGGAGAAGCAGAAGGCCCGCTTCAGCTACGGCGTGATGGAGAAGCAGTTCCGTCGCTACTACGAAGAGGCCAACCGGCAGCCCGGCAAGACCGGCGACAACCTGCTGCGCATCCTCGAGAGTCGGCTGGACAACGTCGTCTACCGCGCGGGCCTGGCCCGGACCCGCCGGATGGCGCGTCAGCTGGTCAGCCACGGCCACTTCACCGTCAACGGTGTCAAGGTCGACATCCCGAGCTACCGGGTGTCGCAGTACGACATCATCGACGTCAAGGAAAAGTCGCTCAACACGCTGCCTTTCGAGGTCGCGCGTGAAACTGCCGGCGACCGTCCGATCCCGGGCTGGCTGCAGGTTGTCGGCGAACGTCAGCGCATCCTGGTGCACCAGCTGCCTGAGCGGGCGCAGATCGACATCCCGCTGACCGAACAGCTGATCGTCGAGCTCTACTCGAAGTAA